From Pieris rapae chromosome 15, ilPieRapa1.1, whole genome shotgun sequence:
TCCGTGATCATAGgaagcggtatcacttaacatcagatcaGTGGCGTAGCCACCTTGGGTGGCTTGGGTGGAAGTTGGTAGTGTCACCCCATGGAAagtaaaagcaataaattttatataataaaggtcatggatcatttattaaaagatcgcgAGTATGGGACAGGTAATCCCCCACGACAGTGTCAGGCTCTTTTGCGGGAATCCCCGAATTCTACATAGAGCTGAGCTAGTGCTAGTGGAGGAATCCCtgataaagaaatttttatgctagcgattttttgtttgtacattgCTCTGAAAGTTAAGAGACCGAATGGGTGTCGCCCCAAAAAAGGTGAGCCGGTGTCCCCGGTCCCCCGGTCGCCCCCTTTGCTACGACACTGCACCAGATGATCCttctgttataaaaaatgccTTCTCAACATTAGAGGCGCTTTTTGGATGAGTCCAACTCTAGCTTCATTTCtacttaaattttcaatttcaattatcTTCTTTCAATATGGTTTTAATATCAACCACAATTTGTTGTTGTATATATAGCTACTGCTATTTATTGcgttttaatcatattttatgaagTAAGTAATGCCTATGTTGCTAAAAATTGATGTTTTAAAGTGTCATCAATGTCAAAATTTTCTTCACACCACAGATATGTaagttaaatagttaaaagGTTCGTCGATATCACAGAAGACCAAAGAGCCTCCGAGAAAGAATTaatctagctattcaaagggggaacgctgccagtgtCTTCAGAACTTTGCCTAAAGGgattccttttaataatatatttcaattattatattttaaggtaacttattgatttttttttgttattttgttatataacctTATAGGATGACATATACAGTATATGTAAAGATGTATGTCAATTATACATCTTGTCTCtaggcttttaattttatttggttttgtcatgacgtttttgacattttttggtattacttatattgtaaacattttttcgTAAATAATGGGAAAGAAAGATAAGAAAAAGGTAGGATAGTTATTAAATGatcaattatgaaataaatttgttttaaaactatttatttttcagggtGAACCACCACCACAAGGTACTGTTATATTCTGTTATATTAACAACCATTAATcatctaatataattattagtcaAAGCCTTATTTGATCAAAGGTTTAACCCATGAACACACAACCACGATTGCTTCCTGACCCAAAAATCGATGACGTGTGTACAGTAGgctgataaaataaaatgttaaagttaaacaaatataaataaaaaaaaaaagatggattttttattaaacactttCTTGAAGGGATTGCATACTGTTTCAATAATTACGTATTTTGGCATGTGTGGACACGAATGCCAAAGGGGTTGTGAGTGcggtgccggccttttaagaattgggtcctttttgaaggaccctgaGTCGAATTGGTGCAGAAATAGAATGTCGAAGATCCACTGAATTATACTtcgatattttaaagtaaatcaCGCGTTCGAATTAATTCGGAACGTAGCATTCATTTATCGTGTGTACTACTACGGTTTGTAACCAGTTTTGCAACACCTTTCACTGCAATTTTTCCAGATGTCGAAGTTCAAGAGGAACTTGTGCTCACGACGGAACTCGAGCCGGAACCGGAAGAAGTTCAGTACACAGATACTTCATACACCAGCGCTTCGTTTGAGAGCCTGCCTCCTGTTGTTGAGGGTATGTTTCGCATATCAATACATCGTTTCCTAGAAAATTTATGAGCCTCACGGAATTTCATTGTCAGCTCTCAGACTTTGACATTTTTCATGCTCCAACAATATCTTAgaaagatatattaatatgcCGATTGGCAAGGTGAAATTGTTCATGTGCAATTCATGGAATGATGTTTCGCAAGTGATGCTCACAgcggattattattattattattatgtatttaaacacaCTAGCTTAATAAGATGCGCGCGTATTTTGAGATTTGGAGAAAATATccaatctattttaaaagagttcaaTGATGGTGCACTGATTACACTTTCCGGAAGCCTTTTCCAGTCGGCCACTACCCGGATTGGGAGTCCTATATGGAttcctatataaaaaaatattttttagcttAGGTACATATGGTGCTTCGAGAGCAGATTTATTCATGATTCTACTTTCGTGGTTTgataaaaaagcctttaaagttaaatatgttatatacattGCAAGATATTCTCGCTAATCTTCCtttttttatggcaatataaataatcttccTTATTAGAGAGAAACTTCGAAATTCCTTTTTAAGCTCCCTTAATGTCTGTCATAAAGGGGCTGTCATAAGTCGTGCTAAGTCTCGACTGTAAATGTTTCCTTAAATTATACtctaatactttttaaaaagcgatgctattaaaattttataattaaactataatttatatttaagctaTGTATAACGTTCTTCTTTTGAAGGCCCCTAAGTTAAGTAAAGTTTCGGAATAAAATGGTAGTTGGCGTTCATTGGTTGTTCATTAACTTTTGGCGAATAGAAgtgtcttaaaaaaaatgctctGTCATGGAAGCCAGATGTCAAGGTGGAACCGGTTGAATGTTCATTAAaagtcaaaatcatttattaatttaggtaacacaatgtacacttatgaacgtcaataaatcataatacatatacatatacatacacacacaatacatataaaatgcttctaatGAATGCGTAGAaaggacgagaagaactggcaataaactccccGTTACTCAGACAGTTGCATTCAGTCTCTTTACGTCTAATGATGAAATTTAACTTCAGTTACTTATACGAATAAATACACAattcattgatttattaatttataatgaaaacacaatgcataacaaatgaaaaaaaatttatatacgaaacaaaaaacaaacatgcaaaaagcaaataattacgaaaaacactaaaaaaatatgaattactaTAGGCACTAACAGATAATAACACTTTTGTCAGTTCACTCAAATAAGAAAGGTCAGTTAAGTACCGACAGTGAATCATGTGCACCCTTTTCAGATTTGTCCTCAGAAACCTCAATCTATAGAATAGCTTCGTCATCGGTCTTATACGACACACAATACTGTTTGATCAATATATCTTAGTTACCGTCAACGTTATGACTTAGAggaaataaaaactctttgAGTGactttaaattgcttaattattTGGTTTTTGTTGTTCCAAATATTAccttaataatcataatatttggttatatttgttaaattattcattgagacaaagttaaaaaaattgtatctactATTTATCGATTGTCACTTTATTTTCAGAGATCAAGCCGAAGAAGAAGAAGGGCAAAAAGAAGGCGGAAGAAGTAAGACAATGAGTTTGATTATTTAgcaaaataatctaaatatttttttatttattgttctatCTGTGAATGAATTTGAtactaataaagaaaaacattataGGTGGTCGAAGTGGTTCGAAAAACAAGCAGTGAACAGTTCCAGTGGTCTGAGGAATCTTTAGTTGGGGGTaggtaaaacttaaaattaatatcattatttaatgaaagcaTTGGTCAAGGCAATTGTACCTGAGTAGGCAacgttatatttgttttagtaattCTATACTCAcctatgaattaaatttattttgataatacaGAAGAACAGCAGAAAGTTGAAGAGGAGGAAGTTGAAACGAAAAAGAAGAAAGGCAAAAAGGGAAAGAAAGGAAAGGAAGTGGAAGAAATTCCCGCCTTTGAAAAGGTActgtatttaaagaatataaggCCAATCGTGAATGAATATACCTTAATAAACttcgaaatatttattcaagtattacacatatatataaagcttCTTTGTATGTAGGGTCTCCTCTTGAACACTCCATTAGGATCTCTTGTAAGGTTCATCCATTTTTGCGCAGACACCtaaatactacttatataaaactttaattttatgtttatgacGCATAGGTGCCTGTCAATTGTGAACAATGAACTATACTATCCAAAGGTTTTCATCAAAATAGACTCAGCAatttcattgatttattaaaatgcaaaCCTAAACTAGaagttaattatattcaacTCAATATTACGCCTTAAAAACTTCAATAtgatatatacttatatatatacgttgacataataaatacaaccCATGCACGTTCGGTGTTCATGTCGAGTGAACTCGTTTTTATTGTggataatgttaataaaatatcaggaagaattgttttgtttaccaTAGCAACGCTTTGagccaaatttattttttaatcaaacgCCTTGAAAAAGCATTACgtgtgtaaattatataagaataaacataagttattaaaacaaattatctgtGGTTCTACAACCTGGTACTGAGTCGTTATGAGTCGTTAAAATcggaataaaattactttatttttattatttacctccaaataaaaagtaaaaatagaaGGGTATTGAAAAGTGTAAAGAAAGGTTGCTTGACAGCCCAAAAATTGGAAAAGTATGAATAAGAAGGAGAGGGACGCATGGCTTCAGCAGCGTATAGAAGAATGGAGAGCGGAGAAAGAAGCAGAAAAGTTAGTTTTGTTGGATTGTagacttaaaacaaaaaagccTTTGTTTGTTAACCTTGTCCTTTACTTCactaggttttattttttaatagtccGAATCCTCTTAAGGCCATCTCAAACCGCAGCATATCAATGTAACTACTATAAACCTGATTCATCATAATTTgattactataattaattttaagtaggtaattaataataaaagtggcacctatgaataaaaatgcatggattttaatataaactatataacatCGTGGTGGCACGTGTGTTATTACCTATACGATGATTCATATAACTCATTCGTGGCTAATAATAGATCAGTAGATTACTTAGAATGCCTTGATTTTAGTTGATAAAGTTGAATTGTTTCCGGTAAAAAGTCACTCagtagaatttaaataacattgcaGACAAGCTATTTTAGCTGGAGCGAAGGAGAAAAGACTAGCCCTGGCGCGAGAAAGAGCAGAATTGATGGCAAAAGACAATGCCGAGATGGAGATAAGAAGAGATTTATTGGCAAAGACGTGCGTTTTGTTTCATAGTAAGTTCTTccataactaaaaataattatgtttgttaGATTGACAGTATGTCAAAACGAAAACGAATGAACATTTGTTTAAgctttttattagtattgtagaaaattaaatcggcataatattacgtaatagccataattattatataggcTAGATTGTTTTcatgtaaagtaaaaaaaataaataaaaatatgtttattatggaacataggAAAGACaggtatcatttattccacgtcattaaatttgaacctgtaggcatctcTACTCAtgggcaaagaagacagagggtgtaggccgagagaaaaagccggcgtaaaaaactctcggtactctttcaAGCAACATGTCTTTTGAAcggttgtttttttattaagtttctgctcatttatttaaatacaaatacgaCGTTTATTACGTCAAGGTGGCTTGGTGGTCCAAATTTTAATCCTAACGAAACCATgattgtatacaaaaaatatcctTGCCTAAAGATCAGTGTATTAGACCAAGAAATGATCTGGCCAATTGGGTTGATACGTGCtacatgtaaaatatatattttcagaatTTGAAAAACAGAAAATTGATTATGCCAGAAAAAAACAACTAGAAGCAGAGGTGAGAATTTAAACACGATTTAAtctcattattttatacgAAACTATAGTTATGTTCTTtgcttaaaacattttttaagtcGTACATTCAACATTTTCGCCTCCAGGTTTTGTAATCCGATAGTTTTAAGGATATTAACTGTCAgtaatataaagaaagtaaATTCAAATCACTTTATTCTACAAAGTCGCGACTATTGAGCAGTTGAGTGGTTTTTAACGTTGAGTCCCTTGGTTTGAATACCTTGGTGAACTGCGAGGAACACGTATAAccctataatataatatgtaagatACTGagagttatatttaattccagTGGCAACAATACCTCCGTTGTGACGGTCTTCCAGATCCGAGGGTTGTGACGCAAATGAATACGTACCTCCATCTATGGCAGAAGGCAGCCTGTGATGATAATGAGTTGGAGATCAGATGCAGGGATGCGCTACCGGTAACAAACGTTATCAATAAACGTTCTATAATCCTCAATTAGTTCAGTAATGTTTTGTTgagtttttatatctttaagtgtgtgtgtgtgtgtgtgataaGGACAACGTAGATCGCTTATTTAAGGTTCATGGTGAGGCACaccatgtggaaccagctgctcactaaagtatttttgaaCCAATTCTACTTAGGGTCCTTGAAGAAAAGAGGGGatgtatcaattcttaaaatggaGATCGCTGTCACTTCTGGAAGTAACAGAGTATCAGTGATGAGGAGCACCCTCAGATAAACTAGAAGCTATACGGGTGCGCCTGCAGTTCGCtgcttatattaaatgttgaaAAAGACTAATAGAGCTTTAGAATTAGGCTATATGTTAGTCGCCAGTCTCTACTCGTATTCCAAGCTGTTTGGTCGAACCGAACTAAATATCTTAACTGGGAAAAACcctaacattatttttatctcagaTGCTGGCGATGCTGGAAGAGATTGTGGCAAACTCTCGTCAATATACGGCACTACAAGCGCAGTCTTATAATGAGGtacatagtttattatatattatatagctttAGCAGATTTGAACGGAACCCTCgagcattgagtgtccattggCGCTGGACATCAAGTAAGACTCCTATTCGTCTGTCCCccgttctatttaaaaaaatcaatggtgTTATGGCCAAGAGAGTGATTagtattcttattaatttatttatagaaaatactttattttagatatattcAATACTTTAATTTGATGGAACTATTCCATTCGACGTCGAATCTGGTGTCGCAGacttaaaaagagtggcggagagttgatttaaaaactggcaataaatataaaataagaagcattttTTTGTGACGTTGTgataagtgtacattttgttaccaatatgaataaatgatttttgacttttgactttcTGATGCCTGTAAGATACTTTGTGCTTCTGAATCgtcgattattttttcaatcctactaggttaggttaggttaggttaggttacaATCTTTCCAATTCGAACGCCCAGCGTCCGGAGAATCGCACTTTAATCACATTGTAACcatattaatatcaaattcaGGTGCGAATAGCCCTTCGTGAACAACTATCCCAAGCTATCCAATGCGCTTCCTATTCCCTCCTACGGGATTTGGAACACTGTTTGGTCTGGGACTCCATACAGCTAGCAACGTATGGAAGAGAGTTCAATGGCCTAATGCTAAATATTTGGGTTGCCATACCCTTGCCTACCAGGAAACGGAAACCAGTGGAACCTGATCCGTATGTTTTCTACATCCATAAAAGCTTTATCATGTATTGTTCACCAAATATATTACAGTCATCCCTTCCATAACACGGTAGATTGGCTCCGTACAGCAACGTGTTGGAGGAGTATGCTCGCATAACGCGGTTATACGAACCCATTAAAAGGACAGGGACTGAAATCGCGTAACATCGAACCAATTTACTTACTACCTATATGCAAATTgaacactcgctcgtacgaAAAACATCCTGAGGAAACAGTTATGCCTCGGAATCAAATATTGATGGGGTAGGCACAGAAGGAGTAttacctatttgcctattagaattCAAGaattatatacagaaatctgagacctaGATCAGAAAAAGGTTAAATACGTCACATGCTTTCCACATACGAAAGGATATTTTGTCTTCCTCTAATAAATTGGGTTTTCGCTATGATGAAAAGAGAgattagttaaaaatttaatataatataacatactttttaaattaatatataataattaatattttagagaaCCAGTTGAGTTGACATTTCCCGCGATACGTGTAGGAGTCAAGTTGCCAAAGATTATAGACGGTTCCAATGTGTGCGTGCGTGCAGCCCGGTCTATGGTAGATCTTTTAAGTGAAAGTTCTAGATCTTTTGCTTTAGCGGCTGAGATGCCTAATAGATATGAAggtatgatttttaatacactTCTTTGTTCAGTTGTTATAACATTTTACTTTTAGATTAGGTAGGCGTtactaaattgtttgtttacaaAACCCCGTGAGGGCTAAGATTCAGTtcttttgaaaatgtattctGTTCGGAAGCCATAGACAGttaatgtttgttattttaataatttatatattcattttgattagttaaatctttattatataaagaagaCACGTTGATAAGGATATACCGGCGGGCTTATCGCTAATAAGCGATCTCTTGCGTGTGTGGTGCAAAGTAGTGCATAACCAAATTAACActaaagcaataaaattacatgttaCACTGACAAGTATAGAATtaccaattaaaatcaaagaaaacataataaacaaggTAATGTTACGGTTTCTGAATCTCAGTTAAAAATCCAATACGAAAGAATTAGAAAATACTTGAATAGCAAAAGTCATGATTGAGCAAGAtaggttaaaaagtgtttatgtagaatatttttaaaagaggtTACCCTCTCTAAGGTTAAGGAGTTAGCCAATCGTATTAAATTTAGTGTAATTGGAGCAGAAGcagaatttcttaattttaaatttattttgaacgtTTACAATGATTTcattatacaaattgttttagaTCTATTCATATTTAACGTAAAAGAGCATACAGAAACATACAAAATCAAGAAAGACCAGGATGTTATTAGAACAGCATTTTACAAAGAtatcaaagagaaaataacAGAAGTTGAGAAGTTTTTGAAAGCGAATCCGTAAGTACTCAACACGTATTCCTGACAAATTTTAAGACTCACAAGGCAACTGTTTGAAACTTCAATAgcgattttaattcaatattcaaCAGTTTTTGTACGAAATTTCGAAGTAGATCGTTAGCGTGTACGGAAGCCCAATACTGACGTCTAATACCAGGGAGTACCCGGCGCTAGaacatttaaacttattagCACATAACATCTGTCTTGAGATAATCCGTTGTTACTTCGActggaataattattttataaagaaacttATATTGTACCTTTTGCGGGTAGTGATGACCCAATCTGGTGAACATTACCTATGACAGAAGCTTCACCAGTGTTATCAAACAACCCATCGTCGTTGGAGTGCCATATGGTTTCgctaggcggcggtatcacttagcatcaagataagcctcctgcccgtctgccCCTCGTTATTtatcttagtttttttttgttaattgtgtATTGAGCGTAAGTTCATTAAATaagacatatatatgtatatacataatacatatacgaGAGatgatatatgaaaatatattttggacTAAATAATGACTCTTTGAAGTTATaaatgtcataatatattgttattagttacacaaaaaatgaaaaagagaAGGAAGAATTGGATAATTTGAATATGGCTGAGCCACCATTCTTGCCGGACCCAAGAACATATATCGGGGAACAAAACggtatgttaatttatttatattatttttaaggaaacaaataaatatactttgaaACACCACTACAATAGctgatatttgtatttctgtacatacaaaaattcacaTGTTTGAAacatgtgattttttttttattatattatgttatgtgcgcatttaacattcacctAAACGGTGAACGAAAAATCTTGAGGAAAccaacatgtcttagacccaccttcttgcctattaaaaatcatattatatattaaaaattatatctgaggcccagacttaAAGAATTCTAGGGCCCCTGTACTGGTACTTATGTTGTGTTTTCCTATAagtcttttgtattttatttttcttgtaccaATCAGAAGACATTTGTACATGTACATGTAAATATGCCGATTGTTTGCAagctattgttaataaataaaataataaatcaaatcagGATGTCGGGTTGGAGATTCTGTGCTACCGCTCAGCTAGCACAGAACTAAAACAACAttgaaaatatagtttaaataaattttatattagattatgTACATTGTatgtatgattaatatttacagagGTCCGTTTTGCTAAATACCTGAAGACGTGCATGACGCGTACAAGAACGGGCGAAATTAATTTGAGGAAGTATAGGTTTGTACTTTATACATCGTGACAGAATTTAATCATCATCcattaaatatgatatttttaatagagagATTACTCTGATGGTGCACAAAAACATCTTTTAGTAATGTTTCAGAAGTTAAACTGAAATTgctattcgtttttttttctaagttATGTcacatcataaaaaaaaaaaattctctcatagattttattttataattaacccTCTACCAGTGGTGTTTCCACAATTTTACTAACCTCTAACTTTGTCTAACCTCGGAGACTTTTCTaggaactttaataaaatctatgaataTCTTTGCAGTTtaccttaatttttaattaatttcagaatTTGCAACGGCGTTTTAAATTTGGATCTACTGACGACGCCACCTCAACCAAAACAAATGAAGGGAGGAATTATTTTGACAGCtcgtaagtttaaataaatttaataatatctctACAAAATGCAATCAATATTGGCCGTGTttactgttaaataaaatgttatattctgTCTAAACTCAGGGCCAGATTTAGAGGTCTGGATGCCTCTATGTAACAAAGGAGTGTAGGCTCCAAATTATTTCCAAATCCATTTTTTTCAGTGGAGTTTTTCCATTCAAGAAATctcttaagatttttttagtattaaataaaagtaaatcaaaAGAAACGTTGTTAACTAGTtggaatttaaaacattttctattgTCTTCTCTTTTGGGCCCGACCCTGAATCCGGCCGGCCCTGCCTAAACTAAAAGCATCTATAAAAAGTTGATATATGATAAAATGTCATATCACATGACAGCTCCAGAATGTATTGATCATAACCGGTATAATTAaaacgccggcaacgcactcgcgagccctctggcattgagagtgtccatgggcggcgatatcacttaacatcaggtgagcctcctgcccgtttgccccctgtgttataaaaaaatattacctctTTAAGAACTTACCACTAAAGTGTGGGCATTGCACCTATTCCACTACGCCAAACTATCCAGCATCAAGCGATCGGAActataaactaaattactGTCTTATATCCCAAATATACTTAAGCTAAAGAATCATTCTCAACGTTTTTCAACTTCTGTGTGACTAGAGACTTCTTCATTCTCTTCCAAAACTCCTTCTTCTCTGATTCTTCTTTCGGCCAGACGATGTAGGTCTTAGTCAGCATGAGGTAGTGCAGTGTATTTGGGCGTAGGCGACGTGGAATTTCTTCTATCAGAATTAGAATTAGATCTTCTCTTCTCGTCTCTAACAGTctgcaaataatatatttgtttacaacTCTCCGCAATCGATGTGTCTCAATCTCCTAAGCTTTTGTTGTTCCAGAAAATACAGATtcgaactaaaaaaatatgttgtatTGGATAGTCAAATTGgtaatatttagttaactTCTGATGTTAATGTTCAAACAATATGTCGTATAACATTATGTTGAAACGTTAATGGTGCACGTTACGTAAAAATATGACGGAACTGTTCTTCATTTACACGTTACTTCTAGTAGTTAAGCTACCACTATCATAACCTGAGTATTAAACGGTGGGCTATAAAGTTCGTAGGCTGAcacatagatggcgctattagtataaaattaatatgattttcattttgatattaaacatAGACAATGTATGGATGATatgtgtaaaaagtaaataattactgttgacgtaatcaccaatttaaaaatgaaatcagtAAGAATATTATGAAAGAAACATGAAAGAATATTATGCACTATGCATATGCGTAATACTTTCACGGCCccatatacaaaaacatgcgaattaaatgaatttaaaaaatgtgtttattcgCTATAACAgggcattataatatttaccatTTGGGAaccatattaagaaaaatactgTGTCAGGATTCCCAGCCATAACAAACTCAAGTGTTAGAAGCCAGtcctttaa
This genomic window contains:
- the LOC110995714 gene encoding dynein axonemal intermediate chain 7, whose amino-acid sequence is MNKKERDAWLQQRIEEWRAEKEAEKQAILAGAKEKRLALARERAELMAKDNAEMEIRRDLLAKTCVLFHKFEKQKIDYARKKQLEAEWQQYLRCDGLPDPRVVTQMNTYLHLWQKAACDDNELEIRCRDALPMLAMLEEIVANSRQYTALQAQSYNEVRIALREQLSQAIQCASYSLLRDLEHCLVWDSIQLATYGREFNGLMLNIWVAIPLPTRKRKPVEPDPEPVELTFPAIRVGVKLPKIIDGSNVCVRAARSMVDLLSESSRSFALAAEMPNRYEDLFIFNVKEHTETYKIKKDQDVIRTAFYKDIKEKITEVEKFLKANPYTKNEKEKEELDNLNMAEPPFLPDPRTYIGEQNEFATAF